A genome region from Pseudorca crassidens isolate mPseCra1 chromosome 20, mPseCra1.hap1, whole genome shotgun sequence includes the following:
- the ZNF469 gene encoding zinc finger protein 469, with amino-acid sequence MPGEQPLGAPPPTMTGDLQPCPAASGTGGGPLQPPSEVSAPANRTAKTTGSGAQAMDSPEAQVRQAGKAGPKAPLPRAQSLSSAPGKGSSPQAPAGRNLVQARTRRASRLDSGPQQLYGLSIASSRPKPALDEKTPEGPQQEAPRPPEAEAPRGQGTRARLRPGPPRAEASPGPEELSFQKCFQETPSSFTSTNYTSPSATPGPPPLRAPQSSGASPCRPASYVEFQASRADAWPPTAENSFPGASFGVPPAEPEPFPEGGSPGVVAFQYPFPELHGAGPKAFPEDAAGPEFAERTLVFAFHQPRGAWPEEPVGTGPAYPLPARSGPPAPPCYPGRPGGLNAPSDLGGALPPPGAARPAPSPFSESTATFRDSLHESMTKVLPERPPSAHDGLGSPRGPPNSMAQRQFPGQAYGSPGAGGVGASPGPRDTELTASRPPAARLPPLWDPAPAPYPTPPLGPLATTRSAFFEAQPGPGQQLSLPQSPPLPWPQVLPAAGPSPHQMEMLNQLPFPPEVPEWQGGSQGALAAAAGKTPGPGEKLAVLRNSPGQHSSGSPGLFAYNGLKDPGAQPPFFGAAQPQASPRGPPGPPPPRVVGASPSESPLPSPATHTASSTCSSLSPLSSSPANPSSDEGQLPAPLGPSAFFHPPTHPQDTGSPFPSPEPSHALPIHYQPEPVKAFPFPTDGLEEPPFPSSGLEVGSVGLEGFPQEPPPYSAHHFPLSSASLDQLDVLLTCRQCDRNYSSLAAFLGHRQFCSLLPARAKDGHQQPPGFPTPPVTPSALAAPKAPASGTPSPLSHTRTAPFLLGGDVRPDGRDDPLRMSFLPSPAAAPFPLPTGDLDLDDAAKLDSLITEALNGLEYQSDNPEIDSSFIDVFTDEEPSGPRGPATGQPPKTRLGATPENKAQLPLPAVAAPLEPQPTRPGDTGYPAGPRPKTRSLGPVPSEADGAGLAGQQRRGKRFKLFRKELDTVSTAKRPGRGSRASRLRPRRKGRAEPALSRPRDLRTQAPKSHADPGGRALLVETRSSRRLRLSPGQDCRRRRPRGGTWSKELIHKIVQQKNRAGKHGPAPGTVDGGPPDCDGASESEEEVGPRLRGSRPRGRPRPSGRQWRRGEKRKEVDVAPGPREDGQQQKPRKAVRQEAVRPGGSPGPEEPGRPWPGPIESPEAQGPSHGSEAGVGPEERGPQCLLQGLTGAETPEESHPSLDFPRDTASPEIAEDLPPEATELHREALSSSPATRGGGDPCPPTPERPQLRKEDAVPPRASSPPLGAPRCSEAPASPPGESLVPVANAADTAHPEPRTLVLKTPGLGDSVGLPAAKKGPQPYSSPPSGLFLRPKDLAGCFHKDLGSQSSAPDSPPAIRAGLCQGGEDASSQDPRPPRSPPYTVVTGPGKAEPPPALEHAALFSGLPGHGFEPPVYVSLSGNGDTQVPRACAAPPPRKPQLDPPFPSFLPKMGWSLLEEVSPVPPGHLRPSPSLSGEKAFSQRCPSEGTVATSLPTSPGKVIKCSTACSGDLSEEELEIKRLVTELESQLQSKGAQDGPGEPCGASVTSPGELSPHPEGAETTVATTGGTPGGPQEEWPSFHPGEAALAPSAHKDVVPGGPFRPTGASLSFRPVQKAGVSKTGLPGAHLEVCLPEPPWDMGSLAKCSPGPEPSLPKGNRASRTQHSQDLRLLFLCPRRGGRSPGSHRAPGPCRDPSELEAFGGPVAPLAPGLAFRGAELLPLGATPHSGASHNSAPKGHSVSSTGGPGGARLLSSVAGGPGPEGNEGFVPAGASPSRASVPDPSPGRRPQDPASSPLHQLQLLVARAAEREDDTRGSQGPPPDDTRSPQHSDPSDPGEESVEGGKMACSPAQGFPGGVLAVAGRQLGPEGGGHPGSHGQAEKPEGQAGASQPQPDDRGRPGRPAQPAGQLQRSRVAVGLRDGARATPGPAYSEAESSVPALAVADTGDGPEDQTPEAVAGPGLQKHLLFTGGSPVPPTRDPASHTPSPTSAATPDPCGPTEGPARHPLRGDCGPREDPPEEPSFVGAFTPARGGDCPGGRVARTLEGSRKERPREAPACATPPPPARATSPRVTITAAARSGIPTTGGLGAVRGPRAEWPDPRGALSSTHPDGVPKGPSSEPPGNRESHGVTAVPTDPSTQGAMGPDPHACQEGEAEASLQEQEGLEMPGAGRPAVTDASEAGTRALRVTCPSTEPHPGRTTTPSGTASDSRPRSPQSLGDTLHQRPQGDPLSPQDPRQKPRGFKKKPVFTENGHWRGGAPSGQPVTCEVCSASFRSGPGLSRHRARKHGLHRATASQPSPAAPPAPRTCHPPGKKSRGAPGKERPRRLAGDPRQAGRLSPARGSVAPEGALGPGMSRGLRRGLSLLGAPGCPPRWEPHPPDTVKQGVDVRPAEPRRRDQLERDESRSKQTKRGGGQRRGRPPADFPSESEGKASKRARKPRARRFREESGLQGPADVTSGRRGWTPSAAIASRPALPSRRLSPEAEQETEAPQPPLVATDLEETPARKPPGDRVACPGMVEGAPPGPEGPAGRKAASARGCGGPRETRMSGICREPSRAAGDKPAGDSRVAESRAGQGVREGHEAPWDPQGPPETRGAEAGGTVSSCLRDPLHSPGEGVREPESTAPEAPSPNLGDPLSLFDDEASFSQLFPLGDRLVRKKNPRVYGKRCKKSKPPPQPAPSSRAGGSATLSSFRLPTDLSDSGSLCLSHEDPWGDEAAGLPESFLLEGFLSSKVPGIDPWAMGPSLWALEPHAEADPCCAEDHPSESIPELHMVPAAWRGLELQAPADGATSSPGGASPEPPNLEREHHECGVSGSAADLQVQDLCFLGPCEDPAGLPSTSFLDFKATASSQGPLSRTEGAAGARRAPGGGRPTKARRASYKCRVCFQRFHGLGELDLHKLAHSPSPPPTCYMCVERRFGSRELLREHLQEKHVQSKAGLWACGMCRREVAGVWMYNEHLREHAVRFARKGQARRSLGNLPGCWEGDGVATRFLSGIVGQVSKPHRGKRSIGGKAGGGPAEAAGADVGAGKEFPGERRRPKARANGSDPDSASAQGSPSACVNLAPPGGLSPDGRSHSESPPPAVPVHQDCKDPARDCHHCGKRFPKPFKLQRHLAVHSPQRVYLCPQCPRVYPEHQELRVHLGGEHGLSGELELQHTPLYACELCANVTHISKRSFVCSSCNYTFAKKEQFDRHMDKHRRRGQQPFTFRGVRRPGAPGHKALAREGSLPSKRRRVATSSSPPGSGVDGPLSRDSGPTLSEWSLPALPQPCPETAPSTTAGQPGTPERPTDPVGHPVGGGDLPSALQELLPPSLSPFPAASADGTDGHAPDQALESSEDEASPGSPGCFLQQALPLGGSLPQPGARGQDAEEKRAAGPLSGKHRTPSAPGKCAPDHHPEAPSLLWKEKQVSTCHVAPAGGAGGPSLRGSANKPGGCQSSSRDRSASSTASKAPKFPVQLKKAVPSPLPTELPHGTEDRPKPTTLKVKPGPGSQGAGGPRQGTKAAGGSQPQPASGQLQSETATTPAKPNGPGQGPAPDKAPPRAPAKGYPKGPREASDQGPQGSLGPREDGDSSEKKRKGRAPGPTRNEAVGSLGRGPAVPDKPPRAPRKQATPSRVLPAKPKASSQNGTPPQPSEPRKGEPGHTQGSSRRGKEALGKALPQARPLHRPPRRGGAVLGAEPPNSRACRTAESQSHLLSQLFGQRLTSFKIPLKKDASE; translated from the coding sequence ATGCCTGGGGAGCAGCCCCTCGGAGCGCCACCCCCAACCATGACCGGAGACCTGCAGCCCTGCCCAGCGGCCAGTGGCACGGGGGGGGGCCCCCTGCAACCTCCCAGTGAGGTCAGTGCCCCAGCCAACAGGACCGCCAAGACCACGGGCAGCGGGGCCCAAGCCATGGACAGCCCTGAGGCCCAGGTGCGGCAGGCTGGGAAGGCGGGGCCCAAGGCCCCACTCCCCAGAGCCCAGTCCCTGAGCAGCGCCCCTGGGAAGGGAAgcagcccccaggccccagcagggAGGAACCTGGTGCAGGCTCGCACACGGCGGGCGAGCAGGCTGGACAGCGGCCCCCAGCAGCTCTACGGTCTGAGCATCGCCAGCTCCAGGCCCAAACCCGCCCTGGACGAGAAGACCCCTGAGGGCCCGCAGCAAGAGGCCCCCCGGCCCCCAGAGGCCGAGGCCCCCCGGGGCCAAGGAACCAGAGCCCGTCTCAGGCCCGGCCCCCCCAGGGCTGAGGCCTCGCCTGGCCCGGAAGAGCTCAGCTTCCAAAAGTGCTTCCAGGAGACCCCCTCCAGCTTTACCTCCACCAACTATACCTCACCGAGCGCCACCCCTGGGCCCCCGCCCCTCAGGGCCCCCCAGAGCAGCGGCGCCAGCCCCTGCCGGCCGGCCTCCTACGTGGAATTCCAGGCCAGCAGGGCCGACGCCTGGCCTCCCACGGCTGAGAACAGCTTCCCAGGTGCTAGTTTCGGGGTGCCGCCCGCTGAGCCGGAGCCCTTTCCCGAAGGCGGCAGCCCCGGGGTGGTTGCCTTCCAGTACCCCTTCCCAGAGCTGCACGGAGCCGGCCCGAAAGCCTTCCCCGAGGACGCGGCCGGGCCCGAGTTCGCCGAGAGGACGCTGGTGTTCGCCTTCCACCAGCCTCGGGGAGCGTGGCCCGAGGAGCCGGTGGGCACGGGCCCAGCCTACCCCCTGCCCGCCCGCTCaggccccccagccccgccctgctaccccggccggccaggcggcctcAATGCCCCCAGCGACCTTGGTGGTGCGCTCCCTCCCCCTGGCGCTGCTcgcccggcccccagccccttcTCGGAGAGCACGGCCACCTTCCGGGACAGTTTGCACGAGAGCATGACCAAAGTGCTCCCTGAGAGACCGCCTTCGGCCCACGATGGGCTGGGGAGCCCCAGGGGGCCCCCAAACTCGATGGCCCAGAGGCAGTTTCCCGGGCAGGCGTATGGAAGCCCCGGAGCCGGCGGGGTGGGCGCCAGCCCAGGGCCTCGGGACACGGAGCTGACTGCCTCCAGGCCCCCCGCCGCCAGACTGCCCCCGCTCTGGGACCCCGCCCCAGCCCCTTACCCCACGCCTCCCCTGGGCCCCCTGGCCACTACCAGGAGCGCATTCTTCGAAGCCCAGCCTGGCCCAGGCCAGCAGCTCAGCCTCCCCCAGAGCCCCCCGCTGCCCTGGCCCCAGGTGCTCCCGGCCGCCGGCCCCAGCCCCCACCAGATGGAGATGTTGAACCAGCTGCCTTTCCCCCCGGAAGTCCCCGAGTGGCAGGGGGGCAGCCAGGGAGCCCTGGCTGCTGCCGCAGGCAAGACGCCTGGGCCGGGCGAGAAACTGGCGGTCCTGAGAAACAGCCCGGGCCAGCACAGCAGTGGCTCCCCTGGGCTGTTCGCCTACAACGGGCTGAAGGACCCTGGAGCCCAGCCCCCCTTCTTCGGGGCggcccagccccaggcctcccCCCGGGGCCCCCCCGGCCCGCCCCCGCCCAGGGTGGTGGGAGCCTCCCCCAGCGAGTCCCCGCTGCCCTCGCCGGCCACCCACACGGCCAGCAGCACCTGTTCGTCGCTGTCCCCTCTGTCCAGCAGCCCAGCCAACCCCAGCTCGGATGAGGGCCAGCTCCCCGCGCCGCTCGGGCCGTCCGCCTTcttccacccacccactcacccccAGGACACCGGCAGCCCCTTCCCGTCCCCCGAGCCCTCGCACGCCCTCCCCATCCACTACCAGCCGGAGCCAGTCAAggccttccctttccccacagacGGGCTGGAGGAGCCCCCGTTCCCTAGCTCGGGGCTCGAGGTGGGCAGCGTGGGCCTGGAGGGCTTCCCCCAGGAGCCGCCCCCCTACTCTGCCCACCACTTCCCCCTCAGCAGCGCCAGCCTGGACCAGCTGGACGTGCTGCTCACCTGTCGGCAGTGTGACCGGAACTACAGCAGCCTAGCCGCCTTCCTGGGGCACCGGCAGTTCTGCAGCCTGCTGCCGGCCAGGGCCAAGGATGGCCACCAGCAGCCCCCCGGGTTCCCCACACCCCCCGTCACCCCCTCTGCACTGGCTGCCCCCAAAGCGCCGGCCAGCGGGACCCCGAGCCCACTCAGCCACACCAGGACAGCGCCCTTCCTGCTGGGTGGGGACGTCCGGCCCGATGGCAGAGATGACCCCCTGAGGATGAGCTTCCTGCCCAGCCCGGCCGCCGCCCCCTTCCCACTGCCTACAGGGGACCTGGACCTGGACGACGCCGCCAAGCTGGACAGCCTCATCACGGAGGCGCTCAATGGCCTGGAGTACCAGTCAGACAACCCTGAGATCGACAGCAGCTTCATCGACGTCTTCACTGACGAGGAACCTTCCGGCCCCCGGGGCCCCGCCACTGGGCAGCCCCCCAAGACCAGGCTGGGGGCAACGCCAGAGAACAAAGCCCAGCTCCCGCTCCCGGCGGTGGCTGCCCCGCTGGAGCCCCAGCCGACCCGGCCCGGCGACACGGGCTACCCGGCCGGCCCCAGGCCCAAAACCCGCTCCCTGGGCCCAGTGCCCTCAGAGGCAGACGGGGCCGGCCTGGCCGGCCAGCAGAGAAGAGGAAAGCGGTTTAAGTTGTTCCGGAAAGAGCTGGACACGGTCAGCACCGCCAAGAGGCCGGGCAGGGGCTCCAGGGCCAGCCGCCTGAGGCCGAGGAGGAAAGGCCGGGCTGAGCCGGCCCTGTCCCGCCCGCGGGACCTCAGAACCCAGGCCCCCAAGAGCCACGCGGACCCGGGGGGACGGGCCCTCCTGGTGGAGACCCGGAGCTCCAGGCGCCTCCGACTGTCCCCCGGCCAGGATTGCAGGCGGAGGCGGCCGCGGGGCGGCACCTGGAGCAAGGAGCTCATCCACAAGATCGTGCAGCAGAAGAACCGGGCGGGCAAGCACGGCCCAGCCCCGGGCACCGTGGACGGCGGGCCCCCCGACTGCGACGGCGCCTCTGAGTCTGAGGAGGAGGTTGGCCCGCGGCTGCGAGGCTCACGCCCCAGAGGCCGGCCCCGCCCCAGCGGCCGGCAGTGGCGCCGGGGCgagaagaggaaggaagtggACGTGGCCCCGGGTCCCAGAGAGGACGGGCAGCAGCAGAAGCCCAGGAAGGCCGTGAGGCAGGAGGCCGTGAGGCCTGGGGGCTCCCCGGGCCCAGAGGAGCCGGGCAGGCCGTGGCCGGGTCCCATCGAGAGTCCCGAGGCCCAGGGCCCGTCGCACGGCTCAGAGGCTGGAGTGGGCCCTGAGGAGAGAGGCCCCCAGTGCCTCCTGCAGGGTCTCACGGGCGCCGAGACCCCAGAGGAGAGCCACCCCTCTCTGGACTTCCCCCGAGACACCGCGAGCCCTGAAATCGCTGAAGACCTTCCCCCCGAGGCCACAGAACTTCACAGAGAGGCTCTGAGCTCCTCTCCAGCCACCCGTGGGGGAGGAgacccctgccccccaaccccagaGCGACCACAGCTCCGCAAGGAGGACGCAGTGCCGCCCCGCGCGAGCTCGCCCCCGCTGGGTGCCCCCCGGTGCTCGGAGGCCCCTGCCTCCCCGCCAGGAGAGTCACTGGTGCCCGTCGCTAACGCAGCCGACACGGCCCACCCCGAGCCCAGGACCCTCGTTTTGAAGACCCCTGGTCTTGGAGATTCCGTGGGGCTTCCAGCCGCCAAAAAGGGGCCTCAGCCCTACAGCAGCCCTCCCAGCGGATTGTTCCTCAGACCCAAAGACCTGGCTGGCTGTTTCCACAAAGACCTGGGCTCTCAGTCCTCAGCCCCAGACAGCCCACCGGCCATCAGGGCAGGCCTCTGCCAGGGTGGCGAGGACGCCAGTTCCCAAGACCCCAGGCCGCCCAGGAGCCCACCCTACACAGTCGTCACGGGCCCAGGCAAAGCTGAACCGCCACCGGCCTTGGAGCACGCGGCCCTTTTCTCGGGGCTGCCCGGGCACGGCTTCGAGCCGCCAGTCTACGTCAGCCTCTCTGGGAACGGGGACACCCAGGTGCCACGTGCGTGTGCTGCCCCTCCCCCGAGGAAACCTCAGCTAGACCCGCCGTTCCCCTCGTTTCTGCCCAAGATGGGCTGGTCCCTGCTGGAGGAAGTGTCCCCCGTGCCGCCTGGCCATCTGCGCCCTTCTCCCAGCCTCTCAGGGGAAAAGGCATTCAGTCAGAGGTGTCCCAGTGAAGGGACTGTGGCCACCAGCCTCCCCACTTCGCCCGGCAAGGTTATCAAATGTAGCACCGCTTGTAGCGGTGACCTGTCAGAGGAGGAGCTCGAGATCAAAAGGCTGGTCACCGAACTGGAGAGTCAGCTGCAAAGCAAAGGCGCACAGGACGGCCCGGGAGAGCCGTGCGGAGCCAGCGTCACCAGTCCTGGGGAACTGAGTCCACACCCGGAGGGGGCAGAAACAACTGTGGCCACCACGGGGGGCACTCCAGGGGGCCCCCAGGAGGAGTGGCCCTCGTTCCACCCTGGAGAAGCAGCCCTGGCCCCCAGCGCCCACAAGGACGTGGTTCCTGGGGGTCCTTTCAGGCCCACTGGGGCCAGCCTCAGTTTCCGGCCAGTGCAGAAAGCCGGGGTCTCCAAGACGGGGCTCCCCGGGGCCCACCTGGAAGTCTGTTTACCAGAGCCCCCATGGGACATGGGGAGTTTAGCGAAGTGCAGCCCAGGCCCTGAGCCTTCACTTCCTAAGGGTAACAGGGCCTCCAGAACACAGCACAGCCAAGACCTCCGCCTGCTCTTTCTCTGCCCACGGAGAGGGGGGCGTTCCCCGGGCTCCCACAGGGCACCTGGGCCCTGCCGAGACCCCTCAGAGCTGGAAGCGTTCGGCGGCCCTGTTGCTCCTCTTGCACCTGGTTTGGCATTTCGGGGGGCCGAGCTTCTGCCCCTGGGTGCCACCCCACATTCTGGGGCCAGTCACAACAGTGCCCCCAAGGGACACTCTGTGAGCAGCACAGGTGGGCCAGGAGGAGCAAGGCTCCTGTCCTCGGTAGCAGGGGGCCCTGGCCCTGAGGGTAATGAGGGGTTTGTACCAGCGGGGGCCTCCCCAAGTCGTGCCTCTGTGCCCGACCCCAGCCCCGGCAGGAGGCCCCAGGACCCAGCCTCGAGCCCCCTTCATCAGCTCCAGCTCCTGGTGGCCAGAGCGGCCGAGAGAGAAGATGACACCCGGGGCTCACAGGGGCCCCCGCCTGATGACACCCGGAGCCCTCAGCACAGCGACCCCTCAGATCCAGGAGAGGAGAGTGTGGAAGGTGGGAAGATGGCCTGCAGCCCCGCCCAAGGCTTCCCGGGGGGCGTCCTTGCTGTGGCCGGACGCCAGCTGGGGCCAGAGGGAGGTGGACATCCAGGCTCACACGGCCAGGCCGAGAAGCCCGAGGGCCAAGCTGGAGCCAGCCAACCGCAGCCAGATGACCGGGGGAGGCCGGGGCGGCCGGCCCAGCCAGCCGGGCAGCTCCAGCGAAGCAGGGTGGCCGTGGGCCTTCGGGACGGGGCACGGGCCACCCCAGGCCCCGCCTACTCTGAGGCGGAGTCTTCTGTCCCAGCCTTGGCAGTGGCCGACACGGGAGATGGGCCCGAGGACCAGACTCCAGAGGCAGTAGCTGGCCCAGGCCTTCAGAAGCATCTGCTGTTCACTGGCGGGAGCCCAGTGCCCCCCACCAGGGACCCGGCCAGCCACACCCCCTCGCCCACCTCTGCAGCCACCCCTGATCCCTGCGGCCCCACGGAAGGCCCAGCTCGCCACCCTCTCCGGGGGGACTGTGGCCCCCGGGAAGACCCTCCTGAGGAGCCCAGCTTCGTCGGTGCCTTCACTCCCGCCCGTGGAGGGGACTGCCCTGGAGGTCGTGTGGCAAGGACCCTAGAGGGTTCCAGAAAGGAGAGACCCAGGGAAGCTCCTGCCtgtgccacccctccccccccagcgAGGGCCACCTCCCCGAGAGTGACCATCACGGCCGCTGCCCGGTCCGGCATCCCTACCACTGGTGGCCTGGGGGCAGTCAGAGGCCCCAGGGCCGAGTGGCCAGACCCCAGGGGAGCCCTGTCCAGCACCCACCCCGATGGGGTGCCCAAGGGCCCCTCCTCAGAACCCCCAGGCAACAGGGAAAGCCACGGTGTCACCGCTGTGCCCACTGACCCTTCCACACAGGGGGCCATGGGGCCAGATCCCCACGCCTGCCAGGAAGGTGAGGCAGAGGCCAGCCTCCAGGAACAGGAGGGCCTAGAGATGCCCGGGGCTGGGCGCCCTGCCGTTACAGACGCCTCCGAAGCCGGCACCAGGGCTCTGAGGGTCACCTGCCCTTCCACAGAGCCCCACCCAGGCAGAACCACAACTCCGAGCGGCACAGCCAGCGACTCCAGGCCACGCTCCCCCCAAAGCCTCGGGGACACCCTCCACCAGAGACCCCAGGGGGATCCCCTCAGTCCCCAGGACCCCAGACAGAAGCCTCGTGGCTTTAAAAAGAAGCCAGTGTTCACTGAGAACGGCCACTGGAGGGGCGGAGCCCCCAGCGGGCAGCCCGTGACCTGTGAGGTCTGCTCGGCCTCCTTCCGCTCTGGGCCGGGCCTGAGCCGCCACAGAGCCAGGAAGCACGGGCTGCACAGGGCTACTGCCTCCCAGCCGAGCCCGGCGGCCCCACCTGCTCCCCGGACGTGCCACCCACCGGGAAAGAAGAGCCGCGGGGCGCCGGGGAAGGAGCGACCGAGGCGCCTGGCGGGAGACCCCCGCCAGGCCGGGAGGCTAAGCCCTGCTCGCGGCTCTGTGGCCCCTGAGGGTGCCCTGGGTCCCGGGATGTCCAGGGGGCTTAGGCGGGGGCTCAGCCTTCTGGGAGCACCGGGCTGTCCCCCTCGCTGGGAACCACATCCCCCAGACACGGTCAAGCAAGGGGTGGATGTGAGGCCTGCAGAGCCCAGGAGACGGGACCAGCTGGAGAGGGATGAGTCCCGTTCCAAACAGACAAAGAGAGGCGGGGGCCAGAGGCGGGGCAGGCCGCCCGCAGACTTCCCCAGCGAGTCAGAGGGGAAAGCCAGCAAGAGGGCGAGAAAGCCAAGAGCGAGAAGGTTCCGGGAGGAGAGCGGTCTCCAGGGCCCCGCAGATGTGACTTCAGGGAGAAGAGGCTGGACTCCATCGGCTGCCATTGCCAGCCGCCCAGCTCTCCCGAGCCGCCGCCTCTCACCAGAGGCAGAGCAGGAGACTGAGGCCCCGCAGCCGCCTCTCGTCGCCACGGACCTGGAGGAGACGCCTGCACGGAAGCCTCCCGGGGATCGGGTGGCCTGTCCAGGGATGGTGGAGGGGGCACCTCCTGGGCCAGAAGGGCCCGCGGGGCGGAAAGCAGCCTCGGCGAGAGGGTGCGGGGGACCCCGAGAGACCAGGATGTCTGGCATCTGCAGAGAGCCGTCGAGGGCAGCTGGGGATAAACCTGCAGGGGACAGCAGAGTGGCCGAGAGCAGAGCAGGGCAAGGTGTCCGGGAGGGGCACGAGGCCCCCTGGGACCCCCAGGGCCCTCCCGAGACTCGTGGTGCTGAAGCAGGCGGCACCGTCAGCAGTTGCCTGCGGGACCCCCTGCACAGTCCAGGAGAGGGGGTCCGGGAGCCGGAGAGCACCGCCCCTGAAGCCCCCAGCCCGAATCTCGGAGACCCCCTGAGCTTGTTTGATGATGAGGCCTCCTTTTCCCAGCTCTTCCCCCTGGGAGACCGCTTGGTTCGGAAGAAGAACCCCCGTGTCTATGGGAAGCGCTGTAAAAAGTCGAAGCCACCTCCCCAGCCCGCGCCCAGCAGCCGGGCAGGCGGCAGTGCCACTCTGTCCTCCTTCCGCCTGCCCACAGACCTCAGTGACTCTGGCTCGCTCTGCCTGTCCCACGAGGACCCGTGGGGTGACGAGGCTGCGGGTCTGCCGGAGTCCTTCCTCCTGGAGGGCTTCCTCAGCAGCAAGGTGCCTGGCATTGACCCCTGGGCCATGGGCCCCAGCCTGTGGGCCCTGGAGCCCCACGCGGAGGCGGACCCCTGCTGCGCCGAGGACCACCCGTCAGAAAGCATCCCTGAGCTGCACATGGTCCCGGCAGCTTGGCGAGGCCTGGAGCTGCAGGCCCCCGCCGACGGGGCCACCTCTTCTCCGGGAGGCGCGAGCCCCGAGCCCCCCAACCTAGAGCGAGAGCACCACGAGTGTGGCGTCTCCGGGAGCGCCGCGGATCTGCAGGTGCAGGACCTGTGCTTCCTAGGACCCTGCGAAGACCCCGCGGGTCTCCCCAGCACCAGCTTCTTGGACTTCAAGGCCACGGCCAGTTCCCAGGGCCCACTAAGCAGGACAGAGGGGGCGGCCGGGGCAAGAAGGGCCCCAGGCGGAGGCCGGCCCACCAAGGCCAGGAGGGCGTCCTACAAGTGCCGGGTGTGCTTTCAGCGCTTCCACGGCCTGGGAGAGCTGGACCTCCACAAGCTGGCCCACAGCCCCTCGCCGCCCCCCACCTGTTACATGTGCGTGGAGCGCAGGTTCGGCTCCCGCGAGCTGCTGAGGGAGCACCTACAGGAGAAGCACGTGCAGAGCAAGGCCGGGCTGTGGGCCTGCGGCATGTGCCGGCGGGAGGTCGCCGGCGTCTGGATGTACAACGAGCACCTGCGAGAGCACGCTGTGCGCTTCGCCCGCAAGGGGCAGGCGCGGAGGTCCCTGGGGAACCTGCCCGGATGTTGGGAGGGGGACGGCGTGGCCACGCGCTTCCTGAGCGGCATCGTGGGACAGGTCTCCAAACCCCACCGGGGCAAGCGCTCCATCGGCGGCAAGGCAGGCGGGGGCCCCGCGGAGGCGGCAGGGGCGGATGTGGGAGCTGGGAAGGAATTCCCGGGGGAGAGACGAAGACCCAAGGCCCGCGCCAACGGCTCAGACCCGGACAGCGCCTCGGCCCAGGGCAGCCCGTCAGCCTGCGTGAACCTCGCCCCGCCCGGCGGCTTGTCCCCCGACGGCCGTTCGCACAGCGAGTCCCCGCCCCCAGCCGTCCCGGTGCACCAGGACTGCAAGGACCCCGCCCGCGACTGCCACCACTGCGGGAAGCGGTTCCCCAAGCCGTTCAAGCTGCAGCGCCACCTGGCGGTGCACAGCCCGCAGCGCGTCTACCTGTGCCCCCAGTGCCCGCGGGTGTACCCCGAGCACCAGGAGCTGCGCGTGCACCTGGGCGGCGAGCACGGGCTGAGCGGGGAGCTGGAGCTGCAGCACACCCCGCTGTACGCCTGCGAGCTTTGCGCCAACGTCACGCACATCAGCAAGAGGTCCTTCGTCTGCAGCTCCTGCAACTACACCTTCGCCAAAAAGGAACAGTTCGACCGGCACATGGACAAACACCGGAGGAGGGGGCAGCAGCCCTTCACCTTCCGCGGCGTGCGGAGGCCCGGCGCCCCCGGGCACAAGGCCTTGGCCCGAGAGGGCTCGCTTCCCAGCAAACGGCGCAGGGTGGCCACGTCCAGCAGCCCCCCCGGGTCCGGCGTGGACGGGCCTCTGTCCCGGGACAGCGGCCCCACCCTGAGCGAGTggtccctcccagccctgccccagccctgcccggaGACAGCTCCCAGCACCACAGCAGGGCAGCCCGGGACCCCAGAGAGGCCCACAGACCCCGTGGGCCACCCGGTCGGTGGCGGcgatctgccctctgccctccaggagctcctgccccCGTCTCTGTCTCCTTTCCCGGCGGCCTCGGCTGATGGCACAGATGGCCACGCGCCGGACCAGGCCCTGGAGAGCTCCGAGGACGAGGCTTCCCCAGGCAGCCCTGGGTGCTTCCTCCAGCAGGCTCTCCCCTTGGGGGGCTCTCTGCCCCAGCCGGGGGCCAGAGGCCAAGACGCAGAGGAAAAGAGGGCAGCTGGCCCGCTCTCAGGGAAACACAGGACCCCAAGCGCCCCTGGCAAATGTGCCCCTGACCATCACCCAGAGGCCCCCTCTCTGCTCTGGAAGGAGAAGCAGGTGTCCACGTGTCACGTGGCGCCTGCCGGGGGTGCAGGAGGCCCCTCCCTCAGAGGCAGTGCCAACAAGCCCGGGGGCTGCCAGAGCTCGTCCAGGGACAGGTCAGCCTCGTCCACCGCCAGCAAAGCACCCAAGTTCCCAGTACAACTGAAGAAGGCGGTGCCCAGCCCATTGCCCACAGAGCTCCCCCATGGCACTGAGGACAGGCCAAAGCCCACCACCCTCAAAGTCAAgccgggccccggctcccagggCGCTGGAGGCCCCCGGCAGGGCACCAAGGCAGCAGGCGGCAGCCAGCCCCAGCCGGCCAGCGGGCAGCTCCAAAGTGAGACAGCCACCACCCCAGCCAAGCCCAACGGCCCGGGccagggccctgccccagacAAGGCCCCCCCTCGAGCCCCAGCCAAGGGCTACCCCAAGGGACCAAGGGAAGCCAGTGACCAGGGGCCGCAAGGGAGCCTGGGCCCCAGGGAGGACGGGGACAGCAgtgagaagaagaggaagggccGGGCGCCGGGGCCAACCAGGAATGAAGCCGTGGGGAGCCTAGGGAGAGGCCCCGCGGTCCCTGACAAACCCCCCCGGGCCCCGCGAAAGCAGGCGACTCCCAGCCGCGTGCTCCCTGCCAAGCCCAAGGCCAGTAGCCAGAACGGGACACCACCCCAGCCCTCAGAGCCGCGGAAGGGGGAGCCCGGCCACACCCAAGGGAGCAGCAGGCGCGGCAAGGAGGCGCTGGGCAAGGCCCTCCCCCAGGCCAGACCCCTGCATAGGCCCCCCAGGAGGGGCGGGGCTGTCCTCGGTGCTGAACCCCCCAACTCCCGGGCCTGCCGGACAGCCGAGTCCCAGAGCCACCTCCTCAGCCAGCTTTTTGGGCAGAGACTAACCAGCTTCAAGATCCCGTTAAAAAAGGATGCTTCCGAGTAA